One Vicia villosa cultivar HV-30 ecotype Madison, WI linkage group LG5, Vvil1.0, whole genome shotgun sequence genomic window, GCTACCAAGTATGTGTTGTTGACAGAATGTAGACAGAATGTAGGCTGAATGAAATGAATGCACAAAGTGTTGGTGTAATATGCCAATAAACTGAATTGGTGTAATATGCCAATAAACTGAATTGGTGTAATATGCCAATAAACTGAACTTGTATTGATACTATATTGGTTATTATACTTTATTGATACTGAACTGATACTTTATTTCTTTATGTGGTGCTGATATAGGAAAACAAGTTTTTTGGCAATATATTCATACATTGTGCTACCTTCCAATGGTCCAAGGCTTTGGCCAACAGCCCAAGGGGAGCCAATTCATCCGCCGGTAATGAGAAGAGCTCCTGGTCGacccaaaaaaaagagaaatagatCAAATGATGAAGCCACTTCAAGCAGTGCGTTGCCTAGAACGTTGACTACCGTAAAGTGTAAGGCCTGTGGGAATCTTGGGCACAATTCAAGAACATGTAAAGGCAAAACGGCGGCGGATCGACAATTGCCAAAAGGAAGTAACAATGCAAAAAAGCAAAGGACTGTTTCAAACGAGGACGCACCTACCGTTTTGACGCAAGGGTCCCAAGCGCCACAAACTCAAGAGAATTCTTGATTGCTTTAATGTTCTTACTACATCACTTTTTGTTGGTCTTGGTCTAAACTTGGATCATGGTGTTTTGTTGTTTAAATGTTATCACTGTTTTGTTGGTCTAAACTTGGATCATGTTGTTTTGTTGTTTAAATGTTAGCACTGTTTATTGGTCTAAACTTGGATCATGTTATTTTGTAATGGATTACAACTTTTATGTGTAACATATTGTAGTatcttttgatatttattttgtcAGTATCTATAcccaaaatataataataacatgATCATAATAACAGTACCAGTATTAATAACCAAACTATAGTAATAACATGATATACAAAATCAAATTCATTCTCACAATATATCAGAATACAAaatcagattcattctcacaatATATCAGAATACATCAGAATCAAGATCCAAATTACATAATAACCAAAATACATAATAACCCAAACACAAAGTAACCACAATACTAATACAAAGTTAATACACTAATTTAAGACAAACCTTACAACAATACTACTACATAATTAAAACAATACTCAAGCAAATGATTTTGTCAGCAACATAATGATCAAAACCCAGGACAGAATCAGCAAAACAatcaacaacttgatcttcttcTTTAGGTCATCATCACTCTTCTTTATTAAACCAtccttcttcttcaactcattaACCTTCTTCAATAGAGAGTTAATCACTTCTTGTGAGCGGTCCGGTATCTGCTCATCATACCAATCAAAAAAGGAACACCCTTTCTTTCCATGTAACTAAATTAAAAGTAAATTAACATTAAGGTTAGGCATTACCCAGATTTTTAGGATGAACAATTATGAAATTTTGGGATTCTTATTGTACCTTATATAACCCACAGCCATAGAACCTCCGACCTGGATTTTGAGATGTCCATGAtgttgaaagtggagaatcaaatccACAATAGCATTGAATCCTTCTCCTCCTAGAATGAGAAGACAAACTTGAAATTTGCACAGATTCAGAATCCATTATAAAGGAAAGGGAAGAAGATGCACTAGGTAAGGAGAAGATAACGTTGCAAATTGGAAGtgggaagaaaaagatgaaaatcgGAAAGGAGAATGGAACGGGAACGATGGAGATTGGGGCTTGGAAGGGCGTGTAAAGCTGCAATGGAATTTAGGTTACAGCATCAGAATATTGcaatttatttacaaatatatgtttttaatttgtttttaatttgtttaaagtTATTATTATATTGCAACTTATTTAAAAATGACATGGCAACCAAAAATAATGCCACGTAATTAATGAAATGTACACCTCAGCGCTTTTTTGCTGACAAGTGGGTATGgaggactaaaactgtttaaaaataaaatagggggCCTGTTATCGTGAGTtggacaaaatagggggaccaaaagtgtaATTTAGCCTATATTTTAACTCATTCAACATTTTTACAAACACACCGGACACctattacttaatttattttattaaaaaaaggaaaCACACCGGACACctattacttaatttattttattaaaaaaaggaaGTACATGTTTTACACAAATTTAATTTAACTTCCCTATATCGAGGATATAGTTTAGTGACAGACCTATTGAAAAGAAATGactcactctttttttttaattgtgaaaTATAATATGCTTATGAACTAATCTTAACTTATCATATCTCTAATTTAtcatatttgattttaatatgatttgtaaattggattaataaaaaatatccacTACTTTTAACTTTTCTTAGTAGTATGAAATCAACATGTGAAACGTGCTCCAATTTGCTGATGCTAGAAAATGTTCCTGTATTGCATAATAACTTGCACCATGTTGTCCAATGTACTTAGAGAATCCACATCCATCATACCCATTTGAGTTCTTTAAATGGGACCCacctaattttttatattattttacacTTCCTAAATTTTTAAACAACTCATCTACAATTCTCAAATATCCATCTAACTCATCAAAAAATCTAAAATGGGTCCCACTACACTCCACAATATATtacataaaatataattaaaaaattaattcaaatatatcaaaatacattaaaaagacataccttcaaaataaggttaaaataaatatatatattaaataaaatgatacatgatacaaataattcatcaaaaattacattaaaaaaatcataaattaaaaaatgcatCACTAATACGAATTATAAgaaaaagataaatttaaaacaatttttaattattGTCATTCTCATTACCAAAATGTTGCCATATGTGTTCTATCAAGTCTTGTTGAAGACGCCGATGAATTTGTTTGTCACGAACATCAAATCTTCTATGTAGAAACTCTTGAAAATCAATATTAGAGTCATTCGGCAATATTGTTGGGTCATTGCTCAAATGATCGtaagaaaaatcaaaatttccACCATATGTGGCAcgttcatcttcaacaatcatGTTGTGTAATATGATGCATGTATTCATTATGCATTGGAGTGTGTCTAAGTGCCAAGATCGTGCTGGATTACGTATGATCGCAAATCGAGATTGAAGAACTCCAAATGCTCGTTCAATATCCTTTCTTGCCCCTTCTTGATGTTGGGCAAACAATTTTCTCTTATCACCTTGTGGCATCGAAATACTTTTCACAAACGTGGCCCATTCAGGATAAATACCATCTGATAGATAATAGCCCTTGTTATATTCAGTACGATTGGTTGCACACCACTACTACATATTTGAGTTCCATGATGCATAGTGGGGTTAGTTGATTGAGATGTAAATTGTTGATATTGATATGGATAAGGTGGTGTATAGTATGAGTAATTTCCAAAGTGTGGATTATTTTGTGGATTTGGGATAAATTGAGAGTTTTGAAAGTTTGGGTTATGGTGTGAATTTGAGATAAAAAGTGCATTTCTAAAGAATGGGTTGCTTTGTTGATTTGGAATAGAAGGAGGACTACCACCATTTTGAATAAAATTAGACCAAGAGCTAGTTGTGAatgaaaattagaagaaaaaaaattaagatgagATAAAATCAATAGTTTAGAAGTAGGTTAGTTGTGaatgaaaattataataaaattactaacttatttatataattaaaaaaagttaccgttaatcattcaaaaatattaaGTAAAAAAATGTTAACGTTACATTTGtttgtttcaaaaatattattACCGTTAGTGATTTTGAAATGGTTACAAATAGGTTTACAATtaatagtatatgtatatgttacaattaataatataGGTAGGTAATAATTTTTTGttgacaaattataataataGTCTTTGTGTAATTTTTCTGTCAATTAGAATCCAGCTGGCATGTAGAAACGGTCACAAACTAGCCAACGTTTACATACTAGCCAACGTTACTTTTTCTCAAATATCCAAATGTTTCTGACACCGTGGCTTTGGTTAAAGTGTATGAACGGTTGAAAGTTGCCGATAATTATGCTCTTAGTAACACGTTGTATTTCTTTAGTATTATGAAATGGTATATTATATAATTCAACAACATGACGAACACAACACACTTTAGTGACTTTAACTATGTAACTTTAGTGACTCCCATTAGAGTCATTGAAGCTTTACCACTCCACAAATTAGAGGCATTAATGTGTGGTGGAAAAAGGACACAAAATTAAGGAAATAATTCATTAGTCCATTAACCATCCACAAAAACTTCTTTAAAAAcattcaatccatccattaaagTCATTTTAATGGATATATATCCAtctatcaaaaaaaatatttaatttttaaaataatattttgatgttattttctTTACGTTTTCAgaaataaaattgatattttgtatTTCTAAAAAAACCTCGAATTTTTTCGTATTTCtgaaaaaaaactcatttttcaGATAACACTcgtttttttttcttgaaaaactcGAATGTTCGTTTcttcaaaaaactcgattttttggttttctaaaaaacttattttttttttcgtttttctgaagaaaaaaactcaattttttccgTTTtctaaaaaactcgatttttcatttttttagcttaaatgcacttttggtccctctataTTAATTATACTCATTTTAGTACCCCCATAAACAAACTAGATATTAGGTTCCCCAATATCAAATAACGTGAATTTCTGTTGGTCCCTGGTCATTTGGCATGTTTTTTTAATGACATGACCTCAAGATTTGTCCAGTCACCTGCCACATCATTAAAACCAATTAATTAGGaattttcatttgaaatataatatttagtttttcacaaacattttaattaacatttttaatatttaaaaaaccgTAAATCTATGTTATAAAATGAAAGAttgttttttcttcttgttcGTAGAAAACCCTAGGATCTTCAACAAGAACCTGCGTTTGTAATTTCTTCTTTCATTTATGTTCCATTTTCGTTTTCTGAAGATGTCTCATTGCTCAAAAGCAAGCAGTCTTGGAGCTACGTGTTCATGTACTTTTTGAAGCGAGTGCATGTGTGATCTTAAAGCTCCATTGATGACTTCATGGGCAGGTTTTAACCCAGTTAGATTTTTTTGGGTGTGGGATGTACAATTAGTCAGGTTTTTTTTGAACTATAAAATGCATTTTGTCTTTGTTTTTTGAGTGTGTTCATATGTGTGGGGTTTCATCCATGTTTTTCATTCATCTGTGTTTTTTACAGGTATAGGATTACAAAAGGTGTGGGTATTTTGTTTGGTATTATGATGAAATGTCTTCAAGAGCTAAGAAAATTATTAGTGCACTACAAAAAAGGTTGGATCAAGAAAGAGCAAAAGTGGATGAAGCCAATATAAAAGTAGCAGAAGTGAAGATGAAGTTGACTTCAATGAACTTAATGATGAAATTCTCTGTTTCACTAACATTTGTCTCGacacttgtaacacccttctaacccgcAAAGAATATTCACAATATAATACGGAATAATTCAAATAAACCATCCACATAAGGGTGTCACCTTCATAAAAACTTCATACATAAACgtcctgctccgtaacacgggttaaCAAAGGTTTGTAATTCAATTGCTTCTTAAACACAACAATAATATCATCACTTTAGTCGCAGCGGAATTCATAGTGTAAAAATATCATTAAAAGCTTCATGAAAACATGATTCATGACTTCACCGTTCATGCTTCATAAACCAATAAAAGTACTTCATCATGAAAAAACAATTTGAATTGAACATATAATTCCAAAACACACGACCCCGatgttatgtatcagagcaaaactcTCTTTATTCCACGAATGCTATCCTCTAACTTCAGTAGACTACTCCTGATTACCCgtgcgttacccacgtggaggcaacattcaaacaaaaatggtgagtatttcataattattatataagacATAAAGAATAAATATAGTAGTGGTACACAATTAGTCAACAACTACACATATATCGATACAAGTGTATCCTCGTGCTTCACATACTTACTCACCTGCACATCATCATCTATTCATAACATCATCATATAATCCAATCACACTCATCATTTAAATCATCATTTACATCAcggataatgaaacatcattcaAATCATAAAATGTCACAAACAATGCAATTCAACACCaatagactcatgcatgtggtaccaaaactttACTGATGACTCAGTCATCATTCTCCAAAGACCCCCACTAATAGAATTGATTCCCGCTTAGAACCGGAGTACTTCACAATATCGCTCCCAATCCGCACAATGGGATTGAGGCCACCACTGGACCATTTGTCCTGCAAACATCGTTGGACTATCATCCTACaaatatgctatgaatgcatgacgCTCAACGTCACAAATTAACGACCACGACTAGTCAAAATGACaccatcattcatttattcatcaaatcatatcatcatctcaattacACAAACATCACAAACATCTCAATCAACACAACACATACTCCACAACCGTCATTTTATCAATCATCACAACAACATATAATTAcaacaagcatatatatatatatatatatatatatatatatatatatatatatatatatatatatatatatatatatatatatatatatatatatatatatatatatatatatatatatatatatatatatatatatatatatatatgtagtcACATCATCAAGTTCCATGTAAACGTCCCTCTAAACCCATCCAAACATACTTATTAGATTAtgggaaattattcaaaaattagtATAAATTATAGGCTTCCATAATctgaaatcatttttcaaaaatatacaaTTTTGACCCAGTATACCGCACAAGGGCCCCTAGCCCGCGCTAAGTGTGTTCCTCACTGACTTGACTTTTGGTTTATTTTCAAAAGCGCGCTAAGTGGGGTCTGCAATTTCTACAGAAATCCCTGCGCGACCTGCATCAAACTAGTCCCAACATTTTGTCCAAAACAGGTTTTAATAATTGATTTTCTGCCATTTAAGGTCTATTATCTTAGTTCTAACATGGATTATTCATTCCAAACATCAAACCATAATTGTTCATCACCTTTTCAATAATCTTCATTAAACCCTAGACCTACAAATCCATAAAAATGGTGGATTTCCCTCTAGATCAAATTATTATTCACCAATACAAAAATCATCAATATCATACATCACATTTAATCATACCATCCAAGCAAACAATCATCATAGTTCATCAAATTATCAAGAACATCACAAATTCCAACATACAATTATCAACcccttaaatcaaatataataatcATGATAACCCCCCATTACCTTAGATTATTGGTTAGTTTGACCCTCCTCTCTAACTCTACGGTTGATTCTCTTTCTCCTCTTCTTGCCCTAGCTCTCTCTTTCTTTCACGCTTCTCCAAAAATTCTACGAAGAATGAATATTCTCCCCTTTTCCTCATTTACTTAGTTAGCCTTATGACCCCTAATATGATATTTCTATTATGCCCTTACTAATTCCATCTCACATTAtccccttattttattttaattaaataataatactaattataactatatttattttattctaaccAATACCTTAATTCCACCACCCCACACACATCAACTTAAGCATCACACATCACATAATCTCATTGACATTTCACAATGACGCATATAATCacatcaaaataatcaaataacagattaaataattaaatctaattatcgGGGTCTTACATCAGTAGGATTAGTGATGTCAAATGTTATGAAGTAGTGTTAGCAGTTGCTTGGGTATAAGTTGTTGTTGTCAACTTGTGATTAATGTTTTCTGTTGATTGAAACCTGTAATCAAATGAATGGCCTTTTTGGATTGAATTGAAATGAAGATGTTATTTTTTGGTTAACCTTGTATTTGTTCACTTTGTAACAGTTACAATTGAATTGACATGAAGATGAGAATATGTAACAGAACCTTAACACAATTCATACACAAAATAACAGCTTCATTTGATTCATCATAATTAGCTTCAAAAAATTAACATGAAAGTGACATCATAATTAGCTTGGTCATGACAAGATACTAAAATAACATAACATAAGTCCATGAGATAAACTTGTTCATGACTTTACAAAAAACCACAATAACTTCATCATTTCCTACAACTATTCTTGACTTGGTAGTGTAATAGGTGGTCCCTGAGATGATGTGCCAATTTCATCAGGAGTTTTTGTCTTTTTCTTTATCGTTGCCTTAGTCTTTGTTTTGACTTTAGGCTTCCCATTGTCCTTTGCAGTAGTCTTACTCTTTAAAGTCAACTTGGTCTCTATAGTTGACTTGTCCTTAGTCTTTGCGTTTTTGTTCCCACCAACAAGTATGGCTCTGTCTGCAGATCTTTTGCCTTTGAAACTTCTCATGTTAGACCAACACCTCCATATTTTTTGCATGTAATTGTGGCTAAGCTCCTTGGCAGCACATGTGGAtttcttggctcatcatttgaCTCTTTCCTCATCTTTTTTGGGTGTCCAATTTCCCTTCGCATCAATAGTGGGTTGACTGCCATCTGTCCATCTACAACAAGCCACAGTTGTGGTCCATTTGTTGGGTAGATGATATTAGAATAACATTCTAAATACTTAGACTTCTTGCACAATTATTACCAATAACATCCATAACAGATTATTACAAATACAGGCACAAGACATAAAGATTTGTCATTAACATTAACTTACTTATAATAGTCATCAACGTATTTTTCTGGTGCTTTCTTGATTTGCCACATACAAGAGATAACATGAATGAAAGGAATACCAGTAAATATCCACTTCCTACATGAATAATACCCTTCTTTGAGATTGATACATAAAGTGTCTCTCCCATTGGTGACTCCAAATATTGACATATCTTCATCACCATGCCAGGTTGGAGTCCAACCATGAGCATACTTCTTGTTATTTTCAAGAATCAATTGGATATTAGGGCATATGTCTCCAGGGTACTTCTGCATCATTTCCTTTTGATTATTAATCCGTTTAGTGAGATAATGCTTAATTACATCCAACAAAGTTATTATTGGTTTGTCCCTGTGCTCCAATATAGCTCTATTAAATGCCTCACACATATTATTGACTTGAAGATCACACTTAACATGTGTCTTGAAGTGTGATATTGACCAAAAATTAGCAGGCACTTCCATGATATCTTTCCAAGCATCAGGATGTAAATCTTTTAGCCTAAGCATTGCTTTCTCCCATTCTGGCATGGTAAGAGCCCTAGCTGTACTAAAAAAGTTCTCTTTCAAAACCAACCCAGAAAACTTCTTTTTCCAATTTCCATACAAATGTTTTACACATAGCCTCTGTTCAACATGTTCTGTTATACCTTGAACTGTTGGAACAAGTCCCTGATAAGATAACCACATTAGTATAGTTAGTTAataggataaatatattagtacaTTTAATGACATATTATCCATATAACATTTACCTTTTGTTGATCTGAGATGAATGCATAAGGAACATTGTTAACTAACTGAAGGTCTTCAAGGACAAGTTTAACGAACCACTCCCAAGAATCCTTAGTCTCAGCTTCTATAACATCATAGACAATGAGAAATATTTGGTTATTCCCATCCCTTCCAGCAGCTGCCATCAATTGTCCCCCATAGTCACCTTTCATAAAGCATGCATCCAAACCTATTAATGGTCTACAACTTTTAGCAACTCCAACTTTACATGCATGTAGACACACATAGATTCTTTCAAACACATGACCATTTGTTGAATCAGAACATTGTAAAATAACACTACTGTTAAGGTTGGAATTCAGTAGTTCTTGTGCATAACTCCTTAGATGTTTAAACTGATCCCTCCCAACACCTTGTATCAATTCAACTCCTTTTCTCTTAGCTCTATAAGCCTGATCAGTTGACAGTTTCACACCCCATTTTTCAACTGCTATAACTATTAGCCCAATTGGTTTCATGTTGGGAGTGTGTCTAAGTATGTGGGAAAATTGCTTGGCCAACCATCAAGTCTTGGCTTGTCTGCTGTATGCTGAATACATTGGGACAATAAAACTTTTCTTCTTCGTTTTTGCTAGAGTTTTGTCTTCGTTGAGGAACTTTTCTTCTTCGATTTTGCTAGGGTTTGTCTTTGTTGATGAACTTTTATGGAGTCAATTGAAAAGGTGAAGGGGTTATATTATGTTTTTGCAAAATTAAGAAAATTGTAAAATGTTAATGAAAATGtttctaaaaaattaaatattatatttcaaataaaaaattcagAATTTATTGGTTTTAATGATGTGGCAGGTGACTGGACAAATCTTGAGGTGCCATGTCATTAGAAAATCTGCCAACTGACCAGGGACCAACAAAAATTCACGTTATTTGATATTGGGGGACCTAAAAGCTAGTTTTTTTACGGGGGTACGAAAATGTTAGGAAATCAATACAGGGGGACCAAACGTGCATCtaactctttttttttgaaaaaattattttttttgtttttctgagaAACTCGAtttattgtatttttgaaaattttgattttttgtataatcgaaaaaattaattttttttatttaaaaaaaaacaatttttttttttgaaaaaacttttttatttgttttttaaatgatttaatgaatttaaagtatatgataaaaataatcaattggATCATTAAAATATGTTGGATGGATTGGGTCAATCCATGTATATAACTGGATAGATTTTGTCTCATCCGTTAAGTTTCTTTTTATgtggtggatggattggatgaattTTTTGATGGATAGAATGAATGAATTTTGCCTTAATGGATTTAATTGTCACCTCTACTGAAAAATATTATTCTTGTAGCAAACATTGtatttattacttattattttttatatattttttttaacaattctcCAAATTTTGAGGCTCCTGATTTTTTGATGCCTTGCGTCATGGGATTGATTGCCCTTACCCAAGCCCTGCCATGTATCTTAGCTTAGTTTACTACATCTTAACTTAGTTTAGTTACTATATAGAAATGACATAGATCCACTTTAGCATGTTTACTGTATATGtgttgtttgattttattttagataaattattttaaaaattctaattttggaTTTGAACTTTAATAATTAATAGATATATTGCTTAGCATtgcataattattttaaaaaaataagagactatttgatttttttatataaaatatttttgtagagAATGGACTCGTTTGCCAAGAAAATGTGGGACACTCTTGAAATCATCTATGAAGTATTTCCAAGTATTAAACAAGAGGGAATGAACAcaagcgatgaagaagatgaatgtaAATGTTACTTTTAcaaatgtttttaaaaatttagaaATCTTGCCATGCTAGAACTTTTGTCGCTAACAAATATCCAACAGTtaagaattgaaataaaaatctgATCTAATCCTTAAATCGAGAGATTAAAATGTTTATGATTTTTAACAAAAAATCAAAGTAAGAAATCATCGAGAAATTAAATGAGTTGATTTAAACTATTAAAAGATGAAAGTATGAGCTCAAACCTAGAAGAATCTCTAGCAATTTCATCAAAGACCtattttgaagaagaagaaaactcgaCTCCAATAATCTTATTCAAAAGAACAATCTCGGTGGTTGAAGGATCCTCGAAAGATTCAACATCGACTGAAGAAACTTCATCAACGAGAGAATACGaagaaaaagaagtttcataaaatGGAATCTTAGAAAGAAGAAATGAGGAAGAAGTCTTAATGAGAAATACATTCAGAGACTCAACATCAAGGAGAAAtcatgaaaaattaatttatggTAGAATCTTTGAAAAATCCTCttccaacgaagaagatgaacaagttTGCTTGAAAGTCTCTCACAAAGAAGATGACAGTGAGGTAATA contains:
- the LOC131607447 gene encoding uncharacterized protein LOC131607447, which gives rise to MDSESVQISSLSSHSRRRRIQCYCGFDSPLSTSWTSQNPGRRFYGCGLYKLHGKKGCSFFDWYDEQIPDRSQEVINSLLKKVNELKKKDGLIKKSDDDLKKKIKLLIVLLILSWVLIIMLLTKSFA
- the LOC131605522 gene encoding uncharacterized protein LOC131605522; the encoded protein is MPQGDKRKLFAQHQEGARKDIERAFGVLQSRFAIIRNPARSWHLDTLQCIMNTCIILHNMIVEDERATYGGNFDFSYDHLSNDPTILPNDSNIDFQEFLHRRFDVRDKQIHRRLQQDLIEHIWQHFGNENDNN